In Leptospira perdikensis, the genomic window AAAAACATAAAATAGAACTGATCAAAAGTAAAAAAATCGCGAAACTTCTCGGAATCAAACATGTGATCCAAAAATTGGATCCTGGATTTTTTTTAGGAAGTTCTCTCACCGAAAAAAAAATCAAAGTGAGAAAGAACGCAAAATCTTTGTTTAGTGGGATCGAAGAAGAAATTCCTAACACCTATGTTCCTGGAAGGAATATTCTATTTTTATCTTTTGCATTGTCACTCGCCGAAGGCCATGGATATGATTCTATTTATATTGGAGTCAATGCACTTGATTATTCTGGGTATCCAGATTGCCGGCCGGAGTTTATCGAATCCTTTCAAAAGATGGCAGATCTCGGAACCAAAAAAGGTGTGAGTGAGGCGGATGATTCCATCCAAATCAAAACTCCACTTTTACGTCTCGGAAAAAAAGAAATCATCGAACTAGGAATTCAAGTTGGAGCTCCACTCCACCTAACGCATTCTTGTTACGATCCCATCAAAGGAAAACCTTGCGGAAAATGCGATTCTTGTACTTTAAGAAACAAGGGATTTGCTGAATTAGGAATGACAGATCCTTCTCTTTGAAGGAAATATGTATATAGTCAATTTATTTCCAAAGTTGATTGAGTCTTATATGCGATTGCGAAATTTACTATTGATAGTGATTCTAATTGTCTGGCAATGTAAGGCTTTGCCATTTAATAATCCTTCCGATGTTCACTCAGATGCCTTTTGGGAAAAAGAACTTTTACGTTGTTTTTTGGGAGTAATTGATTGCCTTGAGACTCCTCAGGACAATCAAGGTGTCAAAGAATGGACTAGATTACTTGGCCAGACCGGTGGAGTCCAAACCTATTCACAATCTACTGCCACCGAAAGAACCGGATATCTTTATACTGTAGGTACTACTTCAGGAGCGTTACTCGGACAAACAAAAGTATCTTCTTCTACTGATATTTTTATAGCAAAATATGATCAGGAGGGAAACGCCATTTGGCTCAAACAGATGGGAAGTACAGGTGTGGCATCTACGTATGTAGAACTCGCTCATATTGATATGTTTGGTAATCTTTATGTAGTTGGTACTTCTGGAGGTCCTTTTAATGAACTTACGTCCACTGGTGCTGGAAGTTTACTAGTCAAACTGAATCCTTCTGGTGTGGTTTTGTGGACAAGAATTTTGCCGACACCAAGTGAAACCTTAGGATCTGGTGTCACCACAGATGGAGAAGGTAATGTTTACATCACCGGGAATACCGAAGAACAACTGATCAACGGGGAAGTGGCAGCAGGCGGAAGAAATACATATCTACTCAAATATAATCGTAATGGGGATTATATTTGGACAAG contains:
- the queC gene encoding 7-cyano-7-deazaguanine synthase QueC → MVSVKDSSPKSKSEKKGAVVLLSGGLDSTTCLYLAAKDYGYPKSKHLPLLALSFDYSQKHKIELIKSKKIAKLLGIKHVIQKLDPGFFLGSSLTEKKIKVRKNAKSLFSGIEEEIPNTYVPGRNILFLSFALSLAEGHGYDSIYIGVNALDYSGYPDCRPEFIESFQKMADLGTKKGVSEADDSIQIKTPLLRLGKKEIIELGIQVGAPLHLTHSCYDPIKGKPCGKCDSCTLRNKGFAELGMTDPSL
- a CDS encoding SBBP repeat-containing protein, which translates into the protein MYIVNLFPKLIESYMRLRNLLLIVILIVWQCKALPFNNPSDVHSDAFWEKELLRCFLGVIDCLETPQDNQGVKEWTRLLGQTGGVQTYSQSTATERTGYLYTVGTTSGALLGQTKVSSSTDIFIAKYDQEGNAIWLKQMGSTGVASTYVELAHIDMFGNLYVVGTSGGPFNELTSTGAGSLLVKLNPSGVVLWTRILPTPSETLGSGVTTDGEGNVYITGNTEEQLINGEVAAGGRNTYLLKYNRNGDYIWTRLLDNGGPSSYGYQVQYDSYSRSILLVGQVAGTGTFLGNGIPGGLMDSYLISFNTNGASQWVRFLGMPGGTTSTNIRALSVDKKGSIYVTGDTDTNLDGQTKSGATVQVLSKYNIVGDKLWTRLLGGGGASVTNGNQVFADNTFHIYTTGNTTGNLNGVTRIGTQDAYLTKYDSDGNLIWTRPSGSSGSTLYGRGISSDKYGTLFVSGSTNGSFDGRTIQGTYDAFLMKFK